The Sedimentisphaera salicampi genome includes a region encoding these proteins:
- a CDS encoding endonuclease III domain-containing protein, giving the protein MKITPYGKEIDIASLMESLRISFDNYQIPIVTLIAVQEKDPFKVLISTMLSSRTKDQTTAAASKRLYERANTPQELAELPESEIEKLIYPVGFWRTKAPRIKAAAQKLIDSFNGQVPQSIEELMSFEGVGRKTANLVLGEAFRKEAICVDVHVHRISNRLGIIETKTPYETEQMLEEVLPKKHWIRYNTYIVAHGQQICKPISPICSQCPITAFCKRIGVEKSR; this is encoded by the coding sequence ATGAAAATAACACCGTACGGCAAAGAAATAGACATAGCATCTCTGATGGAATCTCTGCGTATATCATTCGATAACTACCAGATTCCCATCGTTACGCTCATAGCCGTTCAGGAGAAGGATCCGTTCAAGGTGCTCATCTCTACAATGCTCTCTTCCAGAACCAAAGACCAGACCACCGCCGCTGCTTCAAAAAGGCTCTACGAAAGGGCGAATACTCCGCAGGAACTTGCCGAACTGCCGGAATCGGAAATCGAGAAGCTCATATATCCGGTTGGTTTCTGGCGCACTAAAGCCCCGAGAATAAAGGCCGCCGCACAGAAACTCATAGACAGCTTCAATGGGCAGGTGCCTCAAAGTATCGAGGAATTGATGAGCTTTGAAGGAGTGGGCAGGAAAACGGCAAATTTGGTGCTTGGCGAGGCGTTCCGCAAGGAAGCAATCTGCGTTGATGTGCACGTTCACAGGATATCCAATCGTCTCGGGATAATCGAAACAAAAACGCCCTACGAAACTGAGCAGATGCTGGAGGAAGTGCTCCCTAAAAAGCATTGGATAAGGTACAATACGTATATAGTCGCCCACGGTCAGCAGATATGCAAGCCGATATCGCCTATTTGCTCGCAGTGCCCGATAACTGCTTTCTGCAAGCGAATCGGGGTTGAAAAAAGCCGGTGA
- a CDS encoding O-acetyl-ADP-ribose deacetylase, translated as MEKIFKVIKGDITKQQTDAVVNAANKTLLGGGGVDGAIHRTAGPMLLAKCVTLGGCKTGEAKITPGYNLSAEYVIHTVGPVWRGGDYNEPELLADCYKNSLKLAEEYKLRSVSFPSISTGAYRYPLAEAAKIAAREIERFLQTSKYVQEVYLVAFSDSAYLTYKHAPKE; from the coding sequence ATGGAAAAAATTTTCAAGGTTATAAAAGGTGATATAACAAAGCAGCAGACAGATGCTGTGGTAAACGCTGCAAACAAAACTCTGCTTGGAGGCGGCGGTGTTGACGGGGCAATACACAGGACGGCAGGCCCGATGCTGCTTGCAAAATGCGTAACCCTCGGAGGCTGCAAAACAGGCGAGGCAAAAATCACTCCGGGCTACAATCTCTCGGCAGAATATGTGATCCATACCGTAGGGCCTGTTTGGAGAGGCGGAGACTACAACGAACCGGAGCTGCTTGCTGACTGCTATAAAAACTCTCTCAAGCTTGCAGAAGAATATAAACTCCGCTCGGTGAGCTTCCCTTCAATAAGCACAGGGGCATACCGTTATCCTTTGGCGGAAGCGGCAAAGATTGCAGCAAGAGAGATTGAAAGATTCCTGCAAACCTCAAAGTATGTGCAGGAAGTTTATTTGGTGGCATTCTCCGATTCTGCATACCTTACTTACAAGCATGCACCAAAAGAGTAG
- a CDS encoding PEP-CTERM sorting domain-containing protein, which translates to MKLLKIGISAALLIAFTGVSKANYLDVRIDLSNDHGSASGNWNVIDESKKNSTVTGLVDYIDGTSTDLSITGSNWDGEWHGSWHPENDQDVGWVEYDAGMDHFNVYKDSASIEVVGLSTSKSYQVEIVSAYGVENGATFHLTVDNEYADRSYQGITDPAALESWDAVAASGYNEGDSPDWLIWDDVTSDTGNINLTSSCDSDYANIKAIRISEVPEPATMAMLGLGGLFLRRRKA; encoded by the coding sequence ATGAAATTATTGAAAATTGGTATTTCAGCAGCGTTACTTATCGCATTTACAGGTGTTTCAAAGGCTAATTATCTTGATGTGAGAATCGACCTGTCAAACGATCATGGTTCGGCTTCAGGGAACTGGAATGTTATTGATGAAAGCAAAAAAAACTCAACTGTTACAGGTCTGGTAGATTACATCGACGGGACGTCCACTGATCTGTCAATCACTGGCTCAAACTGGGATGGCGAATGGCACGGAAGTTGGCATCCTGAGAATGATCAGGATGTTGGCTGGGTGGAATATGACGCCGGCATGGACCATTTTAATGTATATAAAGACTCTGCGAGCATTGAAGTTGTCGGGCTGAGCACCAGTAAGAGCTATCAGGTGGAAATTGTAAGCGCTTATGGCGTAGAAAATGGTGCTACTTTTCACCTGACTGTCGATAACGAATACGCCGACAGAAGCTACCAAGGGATAACCGATCCCGCCGCTCTGGAGAGCTGGGATGCTGTTGCAGCGAGCGGATATAATGAAGGAGACAGCCCCGACTGGCTTATATGGGATGATGTAACTTCCGATACCGGAAACATAAACTTAACTTCGAGCTGCGACAGCGACTATGCAAACATTAAGGCAATCAGAATTTCAGAAGTGCCGGAACCTGCAACGATGGCGATGCTCGGATTAGGCGGGCTGTTTCTCAGAAGACGCAAAGCCTGA
- the hisG gene encoding ATP phosphoribosyltransferase — protein sequence MLKIAVPNKGSLSDVSLDLIKKAGYSCKRSGKELSVVDKKNEIEFIYLRPRDIAIYVSKGILELGITGRDLAIDSKSSVCELLGLGIGKSRFFYAAPKELDITPEDLEGKRIATSYPNVVLHDLAKRGVSAEVVELDGAIEISIRLGVADAIADVVESGRTLTAAGLKTIGEPIMESEAAVVAKNESIMENEQVRLFIERLRGIIVAREYAIIEYDVPEEKLEDACKITPGIESPTVSPLSRQGWMAVKAMLPRKKINPAIDQLAELGAKGIIVTHIQTCRI from the coding sequence ATGCTTAAAATAGCAGTGCCGAATAAAGGTTCGCTATCTGATGTTTCGCTGGATCTTATAAAAAAAGCCGGCTACAGCTGCAAACGCAGCGGGAAAGAGCTTTCAGTAGTTGACAAGAAAAACGAAATCGAATTTATATATCTGCGCCCGAGGGATATTGCTATATACGTAAGCAAAGGGATTCTCGAACTCGGGATTACCGGCCGAGACCTTGCTATAGACAGCAAATCGAGTGTTTGCGAGCTTCTCGGGCTGGGTATTGGAAAGAGCAGGTTTTTCTATGCCGCACCGAAGGAGCTGGATATAACACCGGAAGACCTTGAGGGCAAGAGAATCGCCACATCCTATCCGAATGTTGTCCTGCACGATTTGGCAAAACGCGGCGTCAGCGCTGAGGTTGTGGAGCTGGATGGAGCTATTGAGATATCGATACGTCTGGGTGTCGCCGATGCGATAGCGGACGTCGTTGAGTCCGGAAGGACGCTTACAGCAGCTGGGCTCAAAACAATCGGAGAGCCGATAATGGAATCCGAGGCGGCGGTTGTCGCTAAGAATGAGAGCATAATGGAAAACGAGCAGGTTCGGCTCTTTATCGAAAGGCTCAGGGGGATTATCGTTGCCAGAGAATATGCCATAATCGAGTATGACGTGCCGGAGGAAAAGCTCGAAGACGCCTGCAAAATCACCCCGGGTATCGAATCGCCTACGGTATCACCGCTCAGCAGACAGGGCTGGATGGCTGTGAAGGCTATGCTCCCGAGAAAGAAAATTAATCCCGCTATCGACCAGCTCGCAGAACTTGGAGCAAAAGGAATAATCGTTACACATATCCAGACTTGCAGAATCTGA
- a CDS encoding FeoB-associated Cys-rich membrane protein — translation MIEKIIVGAVVVFAAVFLVYSFVKSSKGETPCGKGCPADCPARNKGCSQDKIDQDENSENDQEHKAE, via the coding sequence ATGATAGAAAAGATTATTGTGGGGGCTGTGGTAGTTTTTGCGGCCGTTTTCCTTGTGTATTCTTTTGTTAAATCCTCAAAGGGCGAAACGCCCTGCGGGAAAGGCTGCCCGGCAGACTGCCCTGCGAGAAACAAAGGGTGCAGCCAAGATAAAATAGATCAAGACGAAAACAGCGAAAACGACCAAGAACACAAAGCTGAATAA
- a CDS encoding DUF2442 domain-containing protein yields MYKGVIEVKPLEDFKLDLKFENGERRVFDLSRYLNKGKFAELKNMQMFNSARVAFDSVEWANGIDIDPETLYNESKCF; encoded by the coding sequence ATGTATAAAGGTGTTATTGAAGTAAAACCGCTTGAAGATTTCAAACTGGATTTAAAATTCGAAAACGGCGAAAGACGCGTTTTTGATCTTTCGCGTTATTTGAATAAAGGTAAATTCGCCGAGCTTAAAAATATGCAGATGTTTAATTCTGCCAGAGTAGCGTTTGACAGTGTTGAATGGGCTAACGGCATTGATATAGACCCAGAAACATTATATAACGAAAGTAAATGTTTTTAA
- a CDS encoding phosphoribosyl-ATP diphosphatase: MKSFEELFEELKGKIASQDENSGTVKEYSKGKHFIGKKVIEEAGEVWMAAEYEGKEKTAEEISQLLYHAQVMMIASGLELEDVYRYL, from the coding sequence ATGAAAAGTTTTGAAGAACTATTTGAAGAGCTCAAGGGCAAGATTGCCTCGCAGGATGAAAATTCCGGAACAGTGAAAGAATACAGCAAGGGCAAGCACTTCATCGGCAAGAAGGTGATAGAAGAGGCCGGCGAGGTGTGGATGGCGGCTGAATACGAAGGCAAAGAGAAAACCGCCGAGGAGATATCTCAGCTGCTTTATCATGCGCAGGTTATGATGATTGCCTCAGGGCTCGAGCTTGAAGACGTTTATAGGTATCTTTAA